CCTCTTTGGTCAATTTATCTTCAACAGACTTCATAGACATTAATGTAGGTGTCATCAGAGTAGACATAGCGATCACCTGCGCGCCTTCTGCCTTAGCTTTGTCGATGAATTCATCTGTTGGAACATCTCTTCCCAAGTCTACAAGTTCATACCCTGTAGCTGTTAGCATCGCCTTGACTATATTCTTGCCTATATCATGGACATCTCCTTCGACTACGCCCATAATTATCTTTCCTTTAGATCCCTTTTCTTCCTTAGGAATAAGTGGAAGTAAATAATCCAGTCCTTTATACATTGCATCAGCCGACATAAGTACTTCAGGTAGGAAGTACTCCTTACATTCATATTTATCCCCGACTATCTCCATCCCTTTAGCCAAACCATCTATTATAGCTAAGTAAGGTTCCATGCCTGCTTCTACTGCCTCTTTTGCTGCCTCTTCACACATCTCTTCGTCTCCAATATCAACGCCTCTAATGAGTTTTATATGGGCGATTAGTTGAGCATCTCCTAGTTCTTTTGCTTCATTCATTGCCTCTTCGATCTTATCTTCGTCGCTTTCAGTGGAAGCTTCAGTAAATTTATTCAGAATTTCCTCTTTTTTGCTCATTGCCATCATCTTTGGGGGGATGTAAAGTTATATATTAGGTTTACTATTTAAAATAGGATATAATTAGAAATATTATTTTAAATTTCTTCAAATATTTGAAGAGAAACATTAGTTAAAAACTCGTCAAACAATACTTTACAAAACAATTTTTAACCGCTATAAAACCCTCCAATTCAAATATGTATATATATATCATCACCATATTATATTAATATAATATAAACTGAATCTTCAAATTATCAAACCTTCCGCTAATCACTATTTCTGGGATACCTTAAAATAGTACAGCTAAAAAACGTCCTATGATGGAAATGAATTCATATGATAGATTTATAGAAGTACTAAATGGAAACAAAGATGTTGATAGAATCCCTTGTGTAAACTCCGTAAGTGTAGCTACAATAGATTTCATGAAGTCATATGATGCAACCTGGCCTCAAGCTCATAAAGATCCTGAAAAGATGGCCAAACTCGGCTCTGCAGCGCATAGACAATGTGGTCTTGATAATGTATCAGTGCCATTCGATATGACGGTTGAAGCGGAGCTGATGGGAGCTACTATAAATTACCATGAAGATACAATAAAGTGGCCATCTATAAGGGAGTTTCATGCTAAGGATGTTTCAGACATTAAAATACCTAAAGATATCTCAGCGACAGGTAGAGTACCCGCAATTACTGGAGCCATCAAAATCTTAAAGGAAGAATTTGAGGGAAAAGTTCCAGTAAATGCCTACATAGTTCCTCCATTTACAAGTATAAGTAGTTACGTAGTAGATAGCATCGTTTTCTTAAAGTCAATTAGAAAAGCGCCAGATAAAGTTCATGAATTTTTAAAAGTGTCGATGGGATTTTATAAAGAGCTTGTTGGACTTTATGCAGATGCTGGTGCCGATGTTATAACATTTCATGAGATGGGCGGTTCGACAGATAATTTATCACCAAAACAATTTGATGTGTTTATCAAGCCTTACCTAAAGGAGATAATCAAATCTGTAAAAATACCTATTATACTCAATATATGCGGATCTGCTGAAATGATTGCCGATAAAATGGTTGAAAGTGGAGCCAAAGCGATTGCTGTAGACGAAAGAACGCCTATCAAAGAAGCAAAGGAGAAAGTGGGGGAGGTAAACCCTAAAGCAGCATTATTAGGTAACATTCCAGCTCATGGAGTGGTACACTTTGGACCTGTGGAAAGGATTAAGGAATTCGTGAAGAAGGCAATTGACGATGGTGTTGACATGGTTGCCCCAGGATGTGACTTTTGGCTAGAAACACCTACAGATCATATAAAGGCGTTCGTAGATGCAACAATAGAATTTGGTAGTCTATAAAAGAAGGACTGTTCATCATTCATAAGTCAATACTAAGAGAGTAGATAAGCAGTATCTTCCTCTCAATCACTATTTATTTAATATTATACTCATTTAGAAATATTGATAAGATATTTACTTACACAAATAATCCCTATGAGTTATATATGTGGTAATCTCGTCTTAGTATTGGTGTGATGGTTATGCCTATCTTTGAAGATGCTGAAGGTGAAACAGAAGGCATACTAATCGCTTCGAAGCTCATGGCTATCGCAGCGAGAACAGCTCCTAAAACCAAAGGAGCAGATGATATCATTACTGCGATAGTCTTAGAAGGTGAAAAAAATGCTTTGGCAGATGATATGAATAAGATAGCCGATGAGAGAAATATATCTGGCTTTAAACGTGATGCGCAAAATGTTAGGGATTCGGTTGCTGTATTTCTTATAGGAGTTTGGTCAAACAAGACTTCTGGGTTTGATTGTGGTGCATGTGGCTACAACAACTGTGAAGAGTTTAAGAGTGCTCGGAGGAGATTTGGACAAGACTTCGATGGGCCATCATGTATATTTAAAATCCTCGATCTAGGAATAGCATTAGGATCTGCAGCTAAAACTGCAAGCATTCTAAATATAGATAACAGGATTATGTATCGTGTCGGTGTAGCAGCTAGAAGGCTAAAGATGCTGAAAGGAGCTAACGTAATCATTGGTATTCCGATATCAGCTAGAGGAAAAAATATATATTTTGATAGAAAATAGATCTTGTTCCCCTAATCAACAACATGTAGACTAAAAAATATTTCTTGATCTTAACCAAATTGTTGAAATTTATTGAGCTTTATAGATTAGAAGTAACCCAGAGATATCATCTTCAAGTTGCTTCAACTTGAGCATATGATCATTGAATATCCATACGGACTTAATATTAATCCATTTTCTCATGTACCGACTCCAAGCCTAAAGGCTGCCAAAGTTCTAGGTGGTAGAAGGTGGAAGGAAGTAAAGAAAGGAATTATTACTTGTATTGATGAATTAAAAGAAACATTGATTAGGGAGGGGCAAGGTTTTAGTATCGTAAACGTCGTTGGGCCTCTAGGAACAGGAAAGACACATATAGCTCTACACATGGAAACATTGAAAGATGAGTACAAATGCATCTATTTGGATCTTACGAGAATCGAACCAAAAGATCTTCAGCATGTTTATTTAGCTATTGTGAAAAGTTTGGACATTACTTTCTTTGAAAAGTTACGAAGCACTCTAATTTTAAAACTAGCTGATAGGGCTGAAGAAGGTAACAAAGATGCCATAAAAACATTAAAAATTGGCATACTTGATAAGATATTCAGAAGAAAACCAAAAGGAATAGCAATAGATATCATTGACAAAAGACGGGGCGCCAACTTTTCTTTTCTAAAAAAAGCCTTGCCTGAACTCGTGAATAATGTAGTCTATAACTCAGCTTATAACATATTAACTGAAAGAATGGATTGGTTTTTAGAAGTAAATGATTTTAATGAAGCCTTAAATAAATTAAAAGGGCTTACAAACATATCTTGTATTGCTAGAAGAGTTTTGTTGATTGAGATAGATGAAATCTCAGCTTCCAAACCTTTATTGGATGGATTAAAAGCCATCATAAACGAGAAGCTTCCAGGGGTGATCTTAATGACTATATTAAGGTCAGAAGCAGATATAGAGATAGGAGAAATTGACCCCTCACTTGCCGATCGTCTTCGAAAAGCAACATTTACGTACTCTTTATCACAACCAAACGATCCAGAAGAAATTTGGGACATAATCAAAGCATATCTGAAGTACTATAACGCTGCCATTACAGAAGAAGATGATAAATCACTCAAGTACTTAATAAAGTACGTTTACAGGGAGTTAGGCATAAATGAAATTCGAGACATTCTAGCTTTGATGAGAGAAGCTCTAGAGCTTGCTAAGGGGAGTGGAAAACTGAGCGAAGAGCATTTTGTTGAAGCGATAAGTAGAATTCGGCCTGCGACAGTACTAAGAGACAGTATAATGCACATTCCTATCCCTGATTATCTAAGAATTCTAAGGACAA
The Candidatus Methylarchaceae archaeon HK02M2 genome window above contains:
- a CDS encoding corrinoid protein: MSKKEEILNKFTEASTESDEDKIEEAMNEAKELGDAQLIAHIKLIRGVDIGDEEMCEEAAKEAVEAGMEPYLAIIDGLAKGMEIVGDKYECKEYFLPEVLMSADAMYKGLDYLLPLIPKEEKGSKGKIIMGVVEGDVHDIGKNIVKAMLTATGYELVDLGRDVPTDEFIDKAKAEGAQVIAMSTLMTPTLMSMKSVEDKLTKEGMKDEVKTIIGGGSVTDEWRAKIGSDAYGKDAMEAVDKVKMLIDQIMVAVRKMKETKEQ
- a CDS encoding DUF2148 domain-containing protein — its product is MPIFEDAEGETEGILIASKLMAIAARTAPKTKGADDIITAIVLEGEKNALADDMNKIADERNISGFKRDAQNVRDSVAVFLIGVWSNKTSGFDCGACGYNNCEEFKSARRRFGQDFDGPSCIFKILDLGIALGSAAKTASILNIDNRIMYRVGVAARRLKMLKGANVIIGIPISARGKNIYFDRK